DNA sequence from the Candidatus Caldatribacterium sp. genome:
CTGCCTATCTTGGGGACGTGAACTTTGTGGAGAAAATCGGGAATCATCTTGCCTATGTGAAAGCCTTGCCTCCCTCCGGGACTGTGGAAGTTGCGCCGGGTTTCGTCCGGGATGAATGGGGTGTCGTGTGGAATCGTACCATTGATCCGGACATTGGGAATCCTACCCCTCTTCTTTCTCGTCCTACCCTCGTAGGGTACCGGTTTCCGGACCCTACTGATCCCTCTCGCTACGGACATATCCCTTCTTTTGTGGAATCGCACCCAGATCAATTTAAGCTCCTTCGGGAGACGTATACCCTCTTTGAGCGGGCCTGGAGCCTACGCGGTATGGAGGAGTTCCTAAGCGACATGCTCATGAACGAAGATTTCGCAGAAGACCTCCTCGACCACATCACCGCGTTCCACCTGACAGTCATCGATCGGGCGCTCGAGCTTGGCCTTGATGGGGTGCTTTTCGGAGACGACTGGGGATGGCAGGGTGGGCTTATCATGGGTCCCAGGCTCTGGCGCAAGTACATAAAACCCCGTCTTGCAGAGATGATTGCTCTGGTCCGGAAAAAGGGTAAAAAGGCGTTCCTCCACTGCTGTGGGAAAGTCCAGGAGATTTTCCCGGATCTTGCGGAAATTGGCCTCCACGTGTTCAATCCCTTTCAACCTGAGGTTATGGACATTTTCGCTCTGAAGGAGGAGTACTACGGGAGGCTCGCTTTCTGGGGTGGCATCAGTATTCAAAGGCTTCTCCCTTTTGGAACGCCTGTGGAAGTTCAAGAAGAGGTGCGACACATTCTTAAGGAACTTGGGAAAGGCGGAGGCTATATTGCTGCTCCGTCTCATGCCCTTCCCAAGGACATTCCCTGCGAGAACATCATCACCCTCCTTGAGGTCCTCACGAATCAGGGAAAAGTCGAGCAATTTCCTGAGCAAAGTCCCAGGGAATAGAGTACGTGTCAGTGAAGTGGAGATTTTGCGCTCCGGGCCGGATGATGGAAGTTTCTACGGTGAGGATTCCCTCGCTTTCCCCGGAACGAGAGAGCCTTACGAGTTTTTGGGTTACCACCCGTTGCACCGGGTTTTCTTTCTCCCCCCAAATCTCGCAAACTAAAGCGTTTCCTTTCGTGTAGGCAAGAATCACCACATTTTGCGAGGGAAAGCGAAAACGCAGGTCCTTGCTTCCATAGCTCACAGCGGCATCAAGCCCCGGAGGAACGTAGCTTGTGGTGGGGGAGTACCCTGAGTGGGGATGGCGCTCGAGGATCTCGGCTTCCGTGGCGAGAAGGGCGTTGTAGAGAGTTGAGGAAACTTGGCACACGCCTCCACCGTATCCTGGAACGAGACGACCGTTGGAGAAGACCTGGGTTTTCCGGTACCCATCTTCCTTTTCTGCCCTGCCGACCACCGCATTGAAGGAGAACGCTGTTCCCTTTGGGAGGAAGAATCCAGAGATGGAGGAAGCAGCTTTTTCGATATTGAAGATAACGTCTTCTTCTCGTCCCTCAAGGGAAGTTTCGAAGGAGGAGAGAAGAACGCTGATACCCCGTTCCTCAAGCACCGCTTTGGTGTCCCTTTCTGGGGGAATGGGGTCAAAGGTGTCGAGGGCAATTGTGTCTTTCCATGCAGCAAGGGTCTTCTCGAGAGCTTCCAGGGTTTTTTCGTGGTTCAACCTCCTTCCTTCCTTTGCTCGTATGAAGCGGTCTCCATTCCAAGAAGCGTCTTGAGGGGCAAGGAAAGTTTTGCTCTCCAGGTCCTGCAGGAAGGCCGCAATCTTTCTTTTGTCCCACTCAACGAGGAGGGTAACCGGTTTGCCCTTGAGGGCCATGCGTCTCATGGCTTTCAGATTCCAGCGAATGCCCAGGGATTCCTTAGGAACCTCGAAAGCCTTTCCGTCGACAACAATCGTGAGAGGATTGTCCTTCCAGCGTTTCTCAAGGGTCTGGAGAAACGCAGTGAGGTCCCTTCTTGCTACCGTGAACTCCTCTTCCCCAAGGCGCAGAGCAATTGTCCCCCTTGAGGAGGTGAGGTACACCCCAAGGGGGACAAGAAGAAGTACAAGGAGGAAGACCTTTTTCACTCCTTCTCCCCCTCAGAACCTGTGTCTGAGGGAGTTGGTGTAGGAGCCCCTAAGGCCTCCGAAATGGTGATGGTGCCCTTCTTGCGGAGCTCGGCGAGGAGGTGTTCAGTTTTGACCCTCTTCTGTTCCTCAAGAAGGTACTGGCGAATGTTCTCTTTAACTTCTTCAAAAGGCTTGGTTTCTCTTGGCT
Encoded proteins:
- a CDS encoding VanW family protein: MKKVFLLVLLLVPLGVYLTSSRGTIALRLGEEEFTVARRDLTAFLQTLEKRWKDNPLTIVVDGKAFEVPKESLGIRWNLKAMRRMALKGKPVTLLVEWDKRKIAAFLQDLESKTFLAPQDASWNGDRFIRAKEGRRLNHEKTLEALEKTLAAWKDTIALDTFDPIPPERDTKAVLEERGISVLLSSFETSLEGREEDVIFNIEKAASSISGFFLPKGTAFSFNAVVGRAEKEDGYRKTQVFSNGRLVPGYGGGVCQVSSTLYNALLATEAEILERHPHSGYSPTTSYVPPGLDAAVSYGSKDLRFRFPSQNVVILAYTKGNALVCEIWGEKENPVQRVVTQKLVRLSRSGESEGILTVETSIIRPGAQNLHFTDTYSIPWDFAQEIARLFPDS